One Maledivibacter sp. genomic window carries:
- the scfA gene encoding six-cysteine ranthipeptide SCIFF: MKHIKTLSFGSLKQSAAKGGCGECQTSCQSACKTSCTVGNQECENR, from the coding sequence ATGAAGCACATAAAAACATTAAGCTTTGGATCACTTAAGCAATCTGCAGCTAAGGGTGGATGTGGAGAATGTCAAACATCTTGTCAGTCCGCGTGTAAAACTTCTTGTACAGTAGGAAACCAAGAATGTGAAAACAGATAA
- the scfB gene encoding thioether cross-link-forming SCIFF peptide maturase, which produces MIHKFRIDDVMIVMDVNSGAIHVVDELVYDILDYYPFSDKQEMIEKLKNKYNEGEIEAAAEEIDELIENGILFSDDTYINNSFFTNRKPVIKALCLHIAHDCNIRCEYCFASQGDFKGDRSLMTEEVGKKALDFLIENSGNRRNLEVDFFGGEPLLNFEVVKKLVEYGRKREKEANKRFRFTITTNGVLLNDEIIEYINENMDNVVLSIDGRKEINDKMRYTINGGGTYDIIIPRIKKMVDARKDKSYYVRGTFTKHNLDFAKDVLHLADLGFKSTSIEPVVAEPGKSYELTEEDLPEILEHYEELAREIIRREEAGKGFNFFHFMIDLNQGPCVIKRLTGCGAGSEYLAITPEGDIYPCHQFVGNTDFSMGNVLTEFKNREIGTNFANAHVYSKEKCRECWAKFYCSGGCHANAYNFNEDINVPYELGCEMEKKRIECSLYIKVKLNMK; this is translated from the coding sequence ATGATACATAAGTTTAGAATAGATGATGTAATGATAGTTATGGATGTGAATAGTGGTGCTATTCACGTTGTAGATGAACTAGTTTACGACATCTTAGATTATTATCCTTTTAGTGATAAACAAGAAATGATTGAAAAGTTAAAAAATAAGTATAATGAAGGTGAAATTGAAGCTGCAGCTGAGGAGATAGATGAGCTTATAGAAAATGGAATATTATTTAGTGATGATACTTATATAAACAACTCCTTTTTCACAAATAGAAAACCTGTTATAAAAGCCTTATGTCTTCATATTGCCCATGACTGTAATATTAGATGTGAGTATTGCTTTGCTTCACAGGGGGACTTTAAAGGTGATAGAAGCCTAATGACGGAAGAAGTAGGAAAAAAAGCACTAGATTTTCTTATTGAAAACTCGGGAAATAGAAGAAATCTAGAGGTTGACTTCTTTGGTGGAGAACCTCTATTAAATTTTGAAGTAGTAAAGAAATTAGTTGAATATGGTAGAAAAAGAGAAAAGGAAGCAAATAAAAGATTTAGATTTACCATAACTACAAATGGAGTACTACTAAATGATGAGATAATAGAGTATATTAATGAAAATATGGACAATGTGGTTTTAAGTATAGATGGAAGAAAAGAAATAAATGATAAGATGAGATATACCATAAATGGTGGGGGCACATATGATATAATTATTCCTAGAATCAAAAAAATGGTGGATGCTAGAAAGGATAAAAGCTATTATGTTAGGGGAACCTTTACAAAGCATAATCTGGATTTTGCAAAGGATGTACTGCATTTAGCGGATTTAGGCTTTAAGAGTACTTCCATTGAACCAGTGGTGGCTGAACCCGGTAAAAGTTATGAATTGACTGAGGAAGATTTGCCGGAAATCCTTGAACATTATGAAGAGTTGGCTAGGGAAATTATCCGTAGGGAAGAGGCCGGTAAGGGCTTTAACTTTTTTCACTTTATGATTGACCTTAATCAAGGGCCTTGTGTTATAAAAAGACTAACTGGATGTGGTGCTGGCTCAGAATATTTAGCCATTACTCCAGAGGGTGATATATATCCCTGTCATCAATTTGTGGGGAATACAGATTTTTCAATGGGCAATGTATTAACTGAATTCAAAAACAGGGAAATAGGAACTAATTTTGCAAATGCCCATGTATATAGCAAAGAAAAATGTAGGGAATGTTGGGCTAAATTTTATTGCAGTGGTGGATGCCATGCAAACGCCTATAACTTTAATGAAGATATAAATGTTCCCTATGAGCTTGGTTGTGAGATGGAAAAAAAGAGAATAGAATGTTCACTGTATATAAAGGTAAAACTAAACATGAAATAG
- a CDS encoding gamma carbonic anhydrase family protein — MVIKYLDHEPSIHGSCYVSETAQIIGRVTLKENANVWFGSVLRGDGNYIEVGANTNIQDNSVVHINKDTPTIIGENCTIGHGAIVHACTIGNNVLIGMGAIVLDGAVIEDNVIIGAGALVPPGKTIPQDSLAVGSPCKVVRKLSEEEVSGLEESAIHYVKRSKEYKGK, encoded by the coding sequence ATGGTTATAAAATACCTAGATCATGAACCAAGTATTCATGGGAGCTGTTATGTATCTGAAACAGCTCAAATTATTGGGAGAGTAACTTTAAAGGAAAATGCAAATGTTTGGTTTGGAAGCGTATTAAGGGGGGATGGAAACTATATTGAAGTAGGAGCCAACACGAATATACAGGATAATAGTGTTGTCCATATAAATAAAGATACGCCAACGATAATTGGAGAGAATTGTACCATAGGTCATGGAGCAATTGTTCATGCCTGCACAATTGGGAATAATGTTTTAATTGGAATGGGAGCAATTGTTTTAGATGGAGCAGTTATTGAAGATAATGTTATAATTGGAGCTGGCGCATTGGTTCCACCAGGCAAAACAATTCCTCAAGATTCGTTAGCAGTAGGCTCTCCATGTAAAGTAGTAAGAAAGCTTTCTGAAGAAGAAGTTAGTGGTTTAGAAGAATCTGCAATACACTATGTAAAACGATCAAAGGAATACAAAGGGAAATAA
- the secD gene encoding protein translocase subunit SecD, with amino-acid sequence MKLKNFFIFLLVLVIVGAGIYTAFSGLKIGSFTIDPVKDSMKLGLDIEGGAFVVLEADTDVKGDELKRIMDQTKEVITRRVNAMGLTEPNIVLEGEKRIRIELPGVKDAQEAIDAIGKTAQLKFVKSNGELVISGNDVKNAKLGFDGKTNKPVVSLELNSEGTKLFQIATRELSKLPEKIVDPNDSSKMMMNVDKIIHIVLDDQIISSPMVNDEIPNGKASISGSFTSESAANLAALIRGGALPVNLIEKQTSAIGPTLGLDSLKTSLDAAKIGILLVLLFMLLYYRVPGLVANIALIIYILIVVFVLIGLNATLTLPGVAGLILGVGMAVDANVIIFERLKEELRNGKTIRSSIDSGFAKALRTILDANITTFIAAIVLYYFGLGPIQGFAVTLMVGILASMFTAVFVTKYLLKLIVRMDIFKNIKLFGA; translated from the coding sequence ATGAAGTTAAAAAACTTTTTTATATTTTTACTTGTCCTAGTTATTGTAGGGGCAGGTATATATACTGCTTTTTCTGGACTGAAAATAGGTAGTTTTACTATTGATCCTGTTAAGGATTCAATGAAATTAGGTTTGGATATTGAGGGTGGAGCTTTTGTAGTACTAGAAGCTGATACAGATGTAAAGGGTGACGAATTAAAGAGAATAATGGATCAAACCAAAGAAGTAATAACTAGACGTGTTAATGCTATGGGACTTACTGAGCCTAACATTGTACTTGAAGGTGAGAAAAGAATAAGAATAGAGCTACCTGGTGTAAAGGATGCTCAAGAAGCTATTGATGCAATAGGGAAGACAGCTCAGCTTAAATTTGTTAAGTCAAATGGAGAACTAGTTATCAGTGGTAATGATGTAAAGAATGCTAAACTAGGATTTGATGGTAAAACTAATAAGCCTGTAGTTAGCTTAGAATTAAATAGTGAAGGAACTAAGTTATTTCAGATAGCTACAAGGGAACTATCTAAGCTGCCAGAAAAGATAGTTGATCCAAATGATTCTTCAAAAATGATGATGAATGTAGATAAAATAATACATATTGTATTAGATGATCAAATAATTTCTAGTCCAATGGTTAATGATGAGATTCCCAATGGAAAAGCTTCTATATCAGGAAGTTTTACCTCTGAGTCTGCGGCAAATCTTGCTGCACTTATTAGAGGGGGAGCATTGCCAGTTAACCTAATTGAGAAACAAACTTCAGCGATTGGACCTACTCTAGGGTTGGATTCCCTTAAGACAAGCCTTGATGCGGCTAAAATAGGTATATTACTTGTACTTCTATTTATGCTTCTATATTACAGGGTACCTGGATTAGTTGCTAATATTGCTTTGATTATTTATATCTTAATCGTTGTTTTTGTATTAATAGGACTAAATGCGACATTAACACTACCTGGAGTAGCTGGATTGATTTTAGGTGTAGGTATGGCTGTTGATGCTAATGTAATAATCTTTGAGAGATTAAAGGAAGAACTAAGAAATGGAAAAACCATAAGATCTTCCATAGATTCAGGTTTTGCTAAGGCACTTAGAACAATTCTAGATGCAAACATCACTACCTTCATAGCCGCAATAGTACTTTACTATTTTGGACTTGGACCGATACAAGGATTTGCAGTAACACTTATGGTTGGTATACTGGCAAGTATGTTTACAGCAGTATTTGTTACTAAGTATTTATTGAAACTTATTGTGAGAATGGATATATTCAAAAATATTAAGCTATTTGGGGCGTAA
- the secF gene encoding protein translocase subunit SecF, which yields MKIAQNYKIWFSISLAVMILGLVMAITSGVNLGIDFTGGTLMQFNIGQDFTVEEIKELTSQFELNADVLHAGVDKKEVIIKTKKDLSNQKRVEIFNAFKEKYNLKDTDFRQAQQFGPAMGSEIRNKALISILLASIGMLIYISYRFQFRFGAAAIVALIHDTLIVLSIYSIFKVPVNSPFIAAILTIVGYSINDTIVVFDRLRENLKYRKKESYFEIADNSIKQTLTRSINTSITTLLVIGCLYVFGVESIKEFALPLLAGVLTGTYSSIFIASPVWAISKSMAKK from the coding sequence ATGAAAATTGCACAGAATTATAAAATTTGGTTTAGTATATCGTTAGCAGTTATGATTTTAGGACTAGTTATGGCAATTACTTCTGGTGTTAACCTTGGTATAGATTTTACTGGCGGAACCTTGATGCAATTTAATATTGGTCAAGATTTTACAGTTGAGGAGATTAAGGAGCTAACTTCTCAGTTTGAATTAAATGCAGATGTACTACATGCTGGAGTAGATAAAAAGGAAGTAATAATCAAGACTAAGAAGGATTTATCAAATCAAAAGAGAGTGGAAATATTTAATGCTTTTAAGGAAAAATATAATTTAAAGGATACAGATTTTAGACAAGCACAGCAATTTGGACCAGCTATGGGAAGCGAAATTAGAAACAAAGCTTTGATTTCTATACTTTTAGCTTCTATAGGAATGCTTATCTATATAAGTTATAGATTTCAATTTAGATTCGGAGCTGCTGCTATTGTAGCACTTATTCACGATACACTGATAGTGTTATCAATATATTCTATATTCAAGGTTCCAGTAAATAGTCCCTTTATTGCTGCAATTCTAACAATAGTGGGGTACTCTATAAATGATACAATTGTTGTATTTGATAGGTTAAGGGAAAATCTTAAATATAGAAAAAAAGAGTCGTACTTTGAGATCGCTGATAATAGTATAAAGCAAACATTAACTAGATCAATCAATACATCTATAACTACACTTTTAGTGATCGGATGCTTATATGTATTTGGGGTTGAATCAATTAAAGAATTTGCTTTACCGCTTTTAGCAGGGGTACTTACAGGAACATATTCATCTATATTTATTGCTAGTCCAGTTTGGGCGATATCAAAAAGCATGGCTAAGAAATAA
- a CDS encoding LapA family protein, translating to MQILFIFSLVFAILVSIFAVMNSEPVTIKLLWKEFQFSQAIVILGSAVFGAVIVALLGVFNKVKSSLKIRELQNKIKSLEKEIQELKPAETINEEISHENATNDNLENVEQNIIEDVKPENEEEKKL from the coding sequence ATGCAGATTTTATTTATATTTTCACTTGTATTTGCCATTCTTGTTTCAATATTTGCAGTTATGAATTCAGAACCGGTTACCATAAAATTATTATGGAAAGAATTTCAGTTTTCCCAGGCAATAGTTATATTAGGCTCTGCAGTATTTGGAGCGGTGATTGTAGCTCTTTTAGGAGTTTTTAACAAGGTTAAATCTAGCTTGAAGATTCGTGAACTGCAAAATAAAATTAAGAGTTTAGAAAAAGAGATTCAAGAATTAAAACCTGCTGAAACTATAAACGAGGAGATATCCCATGAAAATGCCACAAATGATAATTTAGAAAATGTTGAGCAGAATATAATAGAAGATGTAAAGCCAGAAAATGAAGAAGAGAAGAAGTTATAG
- a CDS encoding adenine phosphoribosyltransferase — MNIKDKIRVVEDFPKEGISFKDITTLLQDGEAYKNAIDLCIEEVKDKDYDIIVGPEARGFLIGAPMSYATKKGFVPVRKPGKLPFETIKYEYELEYGTDTLEMHKDSIKPGQKVMIVDDLLATGGTTLSTIKLIEELGGEVVSVLFLIELSFLSGRDTLKGYDVKSIIKY, encoded by the coding sequence GTGAATATAAAGGATAAGATTAGAGTCGTAGAAGATTTTCCTAAGGAGGGAATAAGCTTTAAGGACATTACCACTTTACTCCAGGATGGTGAAGCCTATAAAAATGCTATAGATTTATGCATAGAAGAGGTAAAGGATAAAGACTATGATATCATCGTAGGACCTGAGGCTAGAGGCTTTTTAATAGGAGCCCCAATGTCCTATGCTACGAAAAAGGGTTTTGTACCTGTCAGAAAGCCTGGTAAGCTTCCATTTGAGACGATAAAATATGAATATGAACTAGAATATGGTACAGACACATTAGAGATGCATAAAGACTCAATTAAGCCCGGTCAGAAGGTTATGATTGTCGATGACCTATTAGCTACTGGAGGAACAACTTTATCTACTATTAAGTTAATCGAGGAGCTAGGCGGTGAAGTGGTTTCAGTACTATTTTTAATAGAACTCTCCTTCTTAAGTGGAAGAGATACATTAAAGGGTTATGATGTGAAATCAATAATTAAGTATTAG
- a CDS encoding bifunctional (p)ppGpp synthetase/guanosine-3',5'-bis(diphosphate) 3'-pyrophosphohydrolase gives MLENFIEKVKHCNPHYDLSRIIKAFNFAESAHEGQYRKSGEKFFIHPANVALILAELELDESTIIAGLLHDVVEDTRYTYEDITREFGEEIALLVDGVTKLKQFTYETKEERQAENLRKMFLAMAKDIRVILIKLVDRLHNMRTLNYMNEAKKKEKAMETLEIYIPIANRLGISKIKWELEDLCLRYTDPEGYYDLVEKVAKKRKEREEYINGVIDELKKDLNNHDMEYEIYGRPKHFYSIYKKMVYQNKSFEEIFDLTAIRVLVDNVKDCYAILGIVHTKWKPIPGRFKDYIAMPKSNMYQSLHTTVIGPMGEPFEIQIRTLEMHRIAEYGIAAHWKYKEGKTDDDQIDKKLTWLRQLLEWQRELKDPKEFMESLKIDLFTNQVFVFTPKGDVIDLPVGSTPVDFAYKIHSAVGNKCIGAKVDGRIVPLDHKVKTGNIIDVLTSNNSNGPSRDWLKFVKSTQAKNKIRQWFKKERREENTQRGKELLEKEAKRLGYSAKELLKNEWLTIVMKKLRFNNIEDLYAAMGYGGIALNQVTPKLKELYKEEHKENKPVEELENVQTNTSKRKPKKTPKQGVNVKGIDNILVRFAKCCSPVPGDAIIGYITRGRGVTIHRKDCPNIQNDPTSYDRLIEVEWHADKKIAYSTEIQIVARDRKGLLAEMTNTITESKLHVTAINARTTKEKLAVINLTIEITDTEQLSKLMNKFRTFRDVIDVKRVTS, from the coding sequence ATGTTAGAAAATTTCATAGAAAAAGTGAAGCACTGTAATCCACATTATGATTTATCAAGAATAATAAAGGCCTTTAACTTTGCTGAGAGTGCCCATGAAGGGCAATATAGAAAATCAGGGGAGAAATTCTTTATACATCCAGCCAACGTAGCTCTTATTTTGGCTGAATTGGAACTGGATGAAAGCACGATTATCGCTGGGTTATTACATGATGTTGTTGAAGATACAAGATATACCTATGAGGATATCACCCGGGAGTTTGGAGAAGAAATAGCTTTATTAGTGGATGGGGTTACTAAACTAAAACAGTTCACATATGAAACAAAGGAAGAAAGGCAAGCTGAAAACCTCAGAAAGATGTTTCTAGCTATGGCAAAGGACATTAGAGTAATACTTATAAAGCTTGTGGATCGGCTTCATAATATGAGAACTCTTAATTATATGAATGAAGCAAAGAAGAAAGAGAAAGCAATGGAGACCCTTGAAATTTATATACCTATTGCTAACCGGCTGGGGATCTCCAAAATCAAATGGGAACTAGAGGATCTTTGTTTAAGATATACTGATCCGGAAGGATATTATGATCTAGTAGAGAAAGTGGCTAAAAAAAGAAAAGAAAGAGAAGAATATATCAATGGTGTTATTGATGAGCTGAAAAAAGATCTCAATAATCATGATATGGAATATGAGATATATGGTAGACCGAAGCATTTTTATAGTATTTATAAAAAAATGGTATACCAAAATAAAAGCTTTGAAGAGATTTTTGACTTGACCGCTATAAGGGTACTTGTGGATAATGTAAAGGATTGTTATGCCATACTAGGAATAGTTCATACAAAATGGAAACCTATACCTGGAAGGTTTAAGGATTATATAGCTATGCCAAAATCCAATATGTATCAGTCTTTGCATACTACAGTTATTGGGCCTATGGGTGAACCCTTTGAGATTCAGATAAGAACCCTAGAAATGCATAGGATAGCTGAATATGGTATTGCAGCCCATTGGAAATATAAGGAAGGTAAGACCGATGATGATCAAATAGACAAGAAGCTTACTTGGCTTAGACAGTTATTGGAATGGCAAAGAGAGTTAAAAGATCCAAAGGAATTTATGGAATCATTAAAAATTGATTTGTTCACTAACCAAGTTTTCGTATTCACTCCCAAGGGGGATGTTATTGATCTTCCCGTTGGCTCTACACCCGTTGATTTTGCTTATAAAATTCACTCGGCAGTGGGAAATAAGTGTATTGGGGCCAAGGTCGATGGACGCATTGTTCCCCTTGATCATAAAGTGAAAACTGGAAATATTATTGACGTATTGACTTCAAATAATAGTAACGGGCCTAGTAGGGATTGGCTGAAGTTTGTTAAAAGTACACAGGCAAAGAACAAAATTAGGCAATGGTTTAAGAAAGAAAGAAGAGAAGAAAACACTCAAAGAGGTAAGGAGTTATTAGAAAAAGAAGCTAAAAGGCTGGGATACTCAGCAAAAGAATTACTTAAAAATGAGTGGCTTACTATAGTAATGAAGAAATTACGTTTTAATAATATAGAAGACCTATATGCAGCTATGGGTTATGGTGGGATTGCTTTAAATCAAGTAACTCCAAAGCTTAAGGAACTTTATAAAGAGGAGCATAAGGAAAATAAACCTGTTGAAGAACTGGAAAATGTTCAAACAAATACTTCAAAAAGAAAGCCTAAAAAGACACCTAAACAGGGAGTTAATGTTAAGGGAATAGATAATATTTTAGTTAGATTTGCTAAATGTTGTAGTCCTGTTCCTGGTGATGCAATTATAGGGTACATTACGAGAGGTAGAGGAGTTACTATACATCGTAAAGATTGTCCCAATATACAAAACGATCCAACTTCTTATGATAGATTGATAGAAGTAGAATGGCATGCAGATAAAAAGATTGCATATTCAACTGAAATTCAGATTGTTGCACGTGATCGTAAAGGCTTGCTAGCTGAAATGACCAATACTATAACAGAATCAAAGCTTCATGTAACAGCCATAAATGCAAGAACGACTAAGGAAAAATTAGCTGTTATAAATTTAACTATTGAGATTACAGATACTGAGCAGCTTTCAAAGCTCATGAATAAATTTAGAACTTTTAGGGATGTAATTGACGTCAAGAGGGTTACATCATAA
- the dtd gene encoding D-aminoacyl-tRNA deacylase: MRAVVQRVSGADVTVSDDKVGVIKKGLMILLGVEDGDTMDDVKYMVEKIVNLRIFEDENDKLNLSVMDIKGEMLVVSQFTLLGDCRKGRRPNFMKAAKPDIANDLYENFVTKAREQGIKVETGIFREHMIINLSNDGPVTILIDSKKTF; this comes from the coding sequence ATGAGAGCGGTTGTACAAAGAGTTAGTGGAGCTGATGTAACAGTTTCCGACGATAAGGTCGGGGTTATTAAAAAGGGTCTTATGATCCTATTAGGAGTAGAAGATGGAGATACAATGGATGATGTGAAATACATGGTAGAAAAAATTGTCAATCTCCGTATTTTTGAAGATGAAAATGATAAGCTGAATCTTTCGGTTATGGATATAAAGGGAGAAATGTTAGTTGTTTCGCAGTTTACTTTGTTAGGAGATTGTAGAAAGGGAAGGCGACCTAATTTTATGAAGGCCGCTAAACCCGATATTGCTAATGACTTATATGAAAATTTTGTTACTAAAGCTAGAGAGCAAGGAATTAAGGTGGAAACGGGAATCTTTAGGGAGCATATGATCATAAACCTATCAAACGATGGGCCTGTTACTATATTAATTGACAGTAAAAAAACCTTTTAA
- a CDS encoding MBL fold metallo-hydrolase — protein sequence MYLERIPAGIYAANCYLLGCEKTNKGAVIDPGGDAKDILKRINKNVLEVEYIILTHGHADHIGGVKEIKEKTGAKILIHRDDEYLLKSAEKNLSSLMSGPDITFDADQILRHDDIIKLGELELKIIHTPGHTPGGICIKVEDVLITGDTLFAGSIGRTDFEGGSFEKIIKSIKNKLLVYDDSTKVLPGHGPESTIGLERVKNPFLRK from the coding sequence GTGTATTTAGAAAGAATACCGGCCGGAATATATGCCGCAAATTGTTACCTGTTAGGCTGTGAAAAGACAAATAAAGGAGCGGTTATTGACCCAGGTGGGGATGCTAAGGATATTTTAAAAAGGATTAATAAAAATGTTCTTGAGGTTGAATATATCATATTGACCCACGGACATGCAGACCATATAGGTGGGGTTAAAGAAATCAAGGAAAAGACGGGAGCAAAAATCTTAATTCATAGGGATGACGAATACCTGTTAAAAAGTGCAGAGAAGAACCTGTCTAGTCTTATGAGTGGGCCAGATATAACCTTCGATGCTGATCAAATATTAAGGCATGATGACATTATAAAATTGGGTGAGTTAGAATTAAAGATTATCCATACTCCTGGACATACACCCGGTGGTATATGTATAAAAGTAGAAGATGTTTTAATAACCGGAGATACATTGTTTGCTGGTTCAATTGGAAGGACAGATTTTGAAGGGGGTTCCTTTGAAAAAATAATAAAGTCAATAAAGAATAAACTATTAGTTTATGATGATTCTACTAAGGTTTTACCGGGACATGGACCGGAATCTACAATAGGCTTAGAAAGAGTTAAAAATCCTTTTTTGAGAAAGTAA
- the hemZ gene encoding coproporphyrinogen dehydrogenase HemZ — protein MLNVMLKGHDFRYEIGELIKVFGLFKDINFISDNIQYDHKDDFFLINEVVDGEKKYIVSTKLIKNKELIGFDERICHKNSGIENRKELKRKIKLSIFEVLGEISDNEISWGILTGIRPTKIVHELLDQNHNLNEISDILRKEYKISNEKARLVTDVAMVERKYVYPINEDLVSIYISIPFCPTRCVYCSFPSNPVKKGSSKIEEYLNALYIEIKRTSELLHEANKMVETIYIGGGTPTTLSSVQLDELIKHVLKAFDVSRLKEFTVEAGRPDTIDIHKLQVLKENGVHRISINPQTMNGRTLSLIGRQHTPEEIENAFYMARKVGFRTINMDIIIGLPNEGIEEIKNTLESIKKLSPENLTVHTLAIKRSSKLKESMEEFEMAKETLANEMLALTKSYSHGMGLYPYYMYRQKYMVGNLENVGYCKRDHECIYNIQIMEEKQSIIALGAGAISKIAFPKENRLERVPNVKNVDEYIKRVDEMVERKRKQLL, from the coding sequence ATGTTAAATGTAATGTTAAAGGGACATGATTTTAGATATGAAATAGGAGAGCTTATAAAGGTATTTGGTTTATTTAAAGATATAAATTTCATTTCAGACAACATCCAATATGATCATAAAGATGATTTTTTTTTGATTAACGAGGTAGTTGATGGAGAAAAGAAATACATTGTTTCTACGAAGCTCATTAAGAATAAAGAATTAATTGGATTCGATGAGAGAATATGCCATAAAAATAGTGGCATAGAAAATAGAAAAGAGCTAAAGAGAAAGATAAAGCTTAGTATATTTGAGGTTTTAGGAGAAATTAGTGATAATGAGATTTCATGGGGAATTTTAACGGGTATTAGACCTACTAAAATAGTACATGAATTATTGGATCAAAATCACAATTTGAATGAGATAAGTGATATTTTGAGAAAGGAATACAAAATATCTAATGAAAAAGCAAGGTTAGTAACCGATGTCGCCATGGTTGAGAGAAAATATGTATATCCAATTAATGAAGATTTGGTAAGTATATATATTAGTATACCATTCTGTCCAACTAGATGTGTATATTGTTCTTTTCCTTCTAATCCCGTTAAAAAGGGTAGTAGTAAAATTGAGGAGTATCTCAATGCATTATATATAGAGATTAAAAGGACAAGTGAACTATTACATGAAGCCAATAAGATGGTGGAAACTATATATATAGGTGGGGGAACTCCCACTACCCTATCTTCGGTACAGCTTGATGAACTTATAAAACATGTACTAAAGGCCTTTGATGTATCAAGGCTTAAGGAATTTACTGTTGAGGCAGGTAGGCCTGATACTATAGACATACATAAGCTACAGGTTCTTAAGGAAAATGGAGTCCATCGAATTAGTATAAATCCTCAGACCATGAATGGAAGAACACTAAGTCTAATAGGAAGACAGCATACTCCTGAAGAGATAGAAAACGCCTTCTATATGGCCAGGAAAGTGGGGTTTAGAACTATTAATATGGACATAATTATTGGACTTCCCAATGAGGGGATAGAGGAAATAAAAAATACCCTAGAATCTATAAAAAAGCTAAGTCCTGAGAATCTTACAGTCCATACATTGGCTATTAAAAGGAGTTCTAAGTTAAAGGAATCAATGGAAGAATTTGAAATGGCTAAAGAGACTTTAGCTAATGAAATGCTGGCTTTAACAAAAAGTTACTCCCATGGGATGGGATTGTATCCATATTATATGTATAGACAAAAGTATATGGTGGGTAATCTAGAAAACGTTGGATATTGTAAAAGGGATCATGAATGTATATATAATATTCAAATAATGGAAGAGAAGCAGTCCATTATAGCCCTAGGAGCTGGAGCTATATCAAAGATTGCTTTCCCAAAGGAAAATCGCCTTGAAAGAGTACCAAATGTAAAGAATGTTGATGAATATATAAAAAGAGTAGATGAGATGGTAGAAAGGAAAAGGAAGCAGCTTCTTTAA